The Sinomicrobium kalidii genome contains a region encoding:
- a CDS encoding lipoprotein signal peptidase: MSLKKASLIIFLVVLVDQISKIYIKTHFVLGESVTVFSWFKILFIENEGAAWGTKLSDIVPFISDETGKMTLTIFRLFAICGIGYWLYDAVKKESPRVLIASIALIFAGAMGNIVDSVFYGLIFTDSYNQVATMFPEVPYGSLFHGKVVDMLYFPLIDTTWPDWVPGVGGRNFRFFEPVFNLADSAISVGVAILLLFHKKAFPKKQEEVQEKE, translated from the coding sequence ATGTCACTAAAAAAAGCGTCGTTAATCATCTTCCTGGTAGTCCTGGTAGATCAGATCAGCAAAATTTATATAAAAACCCATTTTGTCCTGGGCGAATCGGTGACCGTTTTCAGTTGGTTTAAAATACTCTTTATCGAGAACGAAGGTGCAGCCTGGGGAACCAAGCTGAGCGATATTGTTCCCTTTATCTCCGATGAAACAGGAAAGATGACCTTAACCATTTTCCGCCTGTTCGCTATTTGCGGTATCGGTTACTGGCTTTATGATGCGGTGAAAAAAGAGAGTCCCAGGGTACTTATCGCTTCGATAGCCCTTATTTTTGCCGGCGCCATGGGAAATATCGTGGATTCCGTCTTTTACGGGCTGATATTTACCGACAGTTACAACCAGGTAGCCACAATGTTCCCGGAGGTGCCTTACGGAAGCCTTTTTCACGGTAAAGTAGTAGATATGCTGTATTTCCCGCTCATTGATACCACCTGGCCCGACTGGGTGCCCGGAGTGGGGGGAAGGAACTTCCGCTTCTTCGAACCCGTGTTCAACCTTGCGGATTCGGCCATAAGTGTCGGGGTGGCCATACTTCTGCTGTTTCATAAAAAAGCTTTCCCTAAAAAGCAGGAAGAAGTTCAGGAAAAAGAATAA
- the ileS gene encoding isoleucine--tRNA ligase — translation MKFTEYKGLELPEVAEETLKYWEENAVFEKSVSIRDGREPFVFYEGPPSANGLPGIHHVMARAIKDIFCRYKTQKGYQVKRKAGWDTHGLPVELGVEKELGITKEDIGKKISVEEYNRACKEAVMRYTDIWNDLTRKMGYWVDMDNPYITYKSKYMESVWWLLKQIYDKGLIYKGYTIQPYSPKAGTGLSSHELNQPGCYRDVTDTTVIAQFRAEKETLPGMLQGYGDIHLLAWTTTPWTLPSNTALTVGPKIEYVLVKTFNQYTFEPIHVMLAKNLVSNLFTGKYYPAENEEDFKHYSRDKKKIPYQVLAECKGKDLVGIKYEQLLQYALPYQHPENAFRVISGDFVTTEDGTGIVHTAPTFGADDAKVAREATPEIPPMLVLDNNNNPVPLVDLQGRFRSELSEIGGKYVKNEYYNDGEAPEKSVDVEIAIKLKEENKAFKVEKYVHSYPHCWRTDKPVLYYPLDSWFIQVTEVKERMYDLNTTINWKPRATGEGRFGNWLQNANDWNLSRSRFWGIPLPIWRTEDGKETVIVGSVEELKAEMAKAVEAGVMDKDIFAGFVVGDMSEANYDKVDLHKNVVDQIVLVSPSGKPMKREADLIDVWFDSGSMPYAQWHYPFENKEKIDQGQAFPADYIAEGVDQTRGWFYTLHAIGTLVFDSVAYKNVVSNGLVLDKNGQKMSKRLGNAVDPFNTLKEYGPDATRWYMISNANPWDNLKFDIEGIGEVRRKFFGTLYNTYSFFSLYANIDGFTYAEADVPLEERPEIDRWILSELHTLIRKVDDFYADYEPTRAARAISDFVQEYLSNWFVRLSRRRFWKGDYGRDKISAYQTLYTCLEVISRLGAPIAPFYMDRLFRDLTAVTGKESAESVHLADFPVYDESYVDKSLERKMEKAQIISSLVLSLRKKEGIRVRQPLQKIMIPVLDDRAKEEILAVANLIKSEVNVKEVELLDDASGVLVKHVKPNFKKLGPRFGKDMKLVSSVIQEFTQADIKKIEQNGRIEVEINGKNTTLVSDEVEISSQDIEGWLVAVSEGLTVALDVTITDDLRREGVARELVNRIQNLRKDSGFDVTDKIDVKLQRDGFVEQAVTSNLDYIKTETLTAELDFEEHVENGTEVAFDDVNTKLFIQKH, via the coding sequence ATGAAATTTACCGAGTATAAAGGACTTGAGTTGCCCGAAGTGGCAGAAGAAACCCTGAAATATTGGGAAGAGAATGCTGTTTTTGAAAAGAGCGTATCTATCCGTGATGGCCGCGAACCCTTTGTTTTCTACGAGGGCCCGCCTTCTGCAAACGGGTTGCCGGGGATACACCATGTGATGGCCCGGGCCATTAAGGACATCTTCTGCCGATATAAAACACAAAAAGGGTATCAGGTAAAACGCAAGGCCGGATGGGATACCCACGGCCTGCCCGTAGAACTCGGTGTGGAGAAGGAACTCGGTATCACCAAGGAAGACATCGGAAAGAAAATATCGGTAGAGGAATACAACCGCGCCTGTAAAGAGGCTGTAATGCGCTATACCGACATCTGGAACGACCTCACCCGGAAAATGGGGTATTGGGTAGATATGGACAACCCTTATATCACCTATAAGTCCAAGTACATGGAAAGCGTGTGGTGGTTGCTCAAACAGATATACGACAAAGGGCTTATCTACAAGGGCTATACCATACAACCCTATTCTCCGAAAGCAGGGACGGGGCTGAGTTCGCACGAGCTCAACCAGCCGGGATGCTACCGTGATGTTACCGATACTACCGTGATCGCCCAGTTCAGGGCAGAGAAAGAAACCCTGCCCGGAATGCTGCAGGGGTACGGAGATATTCACCTGCTGGCCTGGACAACAACGCCGTGGACATTACCTTCCAATACGGCGCTTACCGTAGGCCCGAAGATCGAATATGTGCTGGTGAAAACATTCAACCAGTACACCTTTGAGCCCATACACGTGATGCTGGCCAAAAACCTGGTCAGTAATCTCTTTACCGGTAAGTATTACCCGGCAGAAAACGAAGAGGATTTTAAACACTATTCCCGGGATAAGAAGAAGATACCCTATCAGGTACTGGCCGAATGTAAAGGAAAGGATCTGGTGGGCATAAAATACGAGCAGTTATTGCAATATGCCCTCCCGTATCAACATCCCGAAAATGCCTTTAGGGTTATTTCCGGCGATTTTGTAACTACGGAAGACGGTACGGGAATTGTACACACGGCGCCTACCTTTGGTGCGGACGATGCGAAAGTGGCCCGGGAAGCTACTCCGGAGATACCGCCCATGCTGGTACTGGATAACAACAATAATCCCGTACCCCTTGTGGACCTTCAGGGCCGTTTCCGCAGTGAGCTATCGGAAATAGGCGGCAAATACGTAAAGAACGAATATTATAACGACGGCGAGGCGCCGGAAAAATCGGTAGACGTAGAGATCGCCATCAAACTGAAGGAAGAGAACAAGGCCTTTAAAGTAGAAAAATACGTACACAGTTACCCGCATTGCTGGAGGACCGACAAGCCTGTACTGTACTATCCGCTGGATTCCTGGTTCATACAGGTCACGGAAGTCAAGGAAAGGATGTACGACCTGAACACCACCATCAACTGGAAACCCAGGGCCACCGGTGAAGGCCGTTTCGGGAACTGGCTGCAAAACGCCAACGACTGGAACCTGTCGCGCTCCCGCTTCTGGGGGATACCGCTTCCGATATGGCGCACCGAAGACGGGAAAGAGACGGTTATTGTGGGCTCCGTGGAAGAACTGAAAGCCGAAATGGCAAAAGCCGTGGAAGCCGGGGTGATGGATAAAGACATATTTGCCGGTTTTGTAGTCGGGGATATGAGTGAAGCGAATTACGACAAGGTTGACCTGCATAAAAATGTGGTAGACCAGATCGTTCTGGTATCTCCTTCCGGAAAGCCGATGAAACGCGAAGCCGACCTGATAGACGTTTGGTTTGACAGCGGTTCCATGCCGTATGCCCAGTGGCATTATCCGTTTGAAAATAAGGAAAAGATAGACCAGGGGCAGGCATTTCCCGCAGATTATATTGCAGAAGGCGTAGACCAGACCAGGGGCTGGTTCTATACACTCCATGCCATAGGTACCCTGGTGTTCGATTCCGTGGCCTATAAAAATGTGGTGTCTAACGGATTGGTGCTGGACAAGAACGGGCAGAAGATGTCCAAACGGCTGGGGAACGCGGTAGACCCGTTCAACACCCTGAAGGAATACGGGCCCGATGCTACCCGCTGGTACATGATAAGCAATGCCAATCCCTGGGACAACCTGAAGTTTGATATTGAGGGTATAGGGGAGGTTCGCCGCAAGTTTTTCGGTACGCTTTACAATACTTATTCCTTTTTCAGCCTGTATGCCAATATCGACGGTTTCACCTATGCTGAAGCCGATGTCCCGCTGGAAGAAAGGCCGGAGATAGACCGCTGGATACTTTCCGAATTGCATACCCTGATCCGTAAAGTGGACGACTTTTATGCCGATTATGAGCCGACAAGGGCTGCCAGGGCCATTTCGGACTTTGTGCAGGAATACCTCAGCAACTGGTTCGTACGCCTTAGCAGGAGGCGTTTCTGGAAAGGGGATTACGGCAGGGATAAGATTTCGGCATATCAGACGTTATACACTTGCCTGGAAGTGATTTCCCGGCTCGGGGCCCCCATAGCACCTTTTTATATGGACAGGCTTTTCAGGGATCTTACGGCAGTTACCGGTAAGGAAAGTGCGGAAAGCGTACACCTGGCGGATTTTCCCGTGTATGATGAAAGCTATGTGGATAAATCACTGGAACGCAAGATGGAGAAGGCACAGATCATATCCTCCTTGGTATTGTCACTGCGTAAAAAGGAAGGCATAAGGGTGCGGCAGCCGTTGCAAAAGATCATGATCCCTGTGCTGGATGACCGGGCAAAAGAAGAAATACTGGCGGTGGCCAACCTTATAAAATCGGAAGTGAACGTTAAGGAAGTGGAACTCCTGGACGATGCTTCCGGGGTGTTGGTCAAGCACGTGAAGCCCAATTTCAAGAAACTGGGGCCGAGGTTCGGGAAGGATATGAAGTTGGTTTCCAGTGTGATACAAGAGTTTACACAGGCCGATATTAAAAAAATAGAGCAAAATGGCCGGATTGAGGTGGAAATTAACGGAAAAAACACTACTTTAGTTAGCGATGAAGTGGAGATATCTTCACAGGATATAGAAGGATGGTTAGTAGCGGTTTCAGAAGGGCTGACCGTAGCCTTGGACGTTACCATTACCGATGATCTTCGCAGGGAAGGTGTAGCAAGAGAGTTGGTGAACAGGATTCAGAACCTTCGGAAGGACTCCGGTTTTGATGTAACGGACAAGATAGACGTGAAGCTTCAAAGGGATGGTTTTGTAGAACAAGCTGTAACGAGTAATCTGGATTACATCAAGACAGAAACCCTGACGGCAGAACTCGATTTTGAAGAACACGTGGAAAACGGTACGGAAGTTGCTTTTGATGATGTGAATACCAAATTGTTTATTCAAAAACATTAA
- a CDS encoding TraR/DksA family transcriptional regulator yields MNTDVKARYSDNELEEFRMLIEGKIDKAKKDLELIKSAYMNDGNNGTDDTSPTFKAFEEGSETMSKEANTQLAIRQEKFIRDLKNALVRIENKTYGVCRVTGKLISKERLKLVPHATLSIEAKNMQKS; encoded by the coding sequence ATGAATACAGATGTTAAAGCGAGATATTCCGATAATGAACTGGAGGAATTCCGGATGCTGATAGAAGGAAAAATAGACAAAGCCAAAAAAGACCTGGAGCTGATAAAAAGTGCCTACATGAACGATGGCAATAACGGTACGGACGACACCTCGCCGACATTCAAGGCTTTTGAGGAGGGCTCCGAGACCATGAGCAAGGAAGCCAACACCCAGCTCGCCATAAGGCAGGAAAAGTTTATCAGGGACCTGAAAAATGCCCTGGTACGCATAGAAAACAAAACCTATGGTGTTTGCAGGGTAACCGGTAAGCTTATCAGTAAGGAACGTTTAAAGCTCGTTCCCCATGCTACCTTGAGTATCGAGGCCAAGAACATGCAGAAAAGCTGA